The following coding sequences lie in one Lolium perenne isolate Kyuss_39 chromosome 2, Kyuss_2.0, whole genome shotgun sequence genomic window:
- the LOC127331857 gene encoding probable galacturonosyltransferase-like 4 produces MGYYWTWLPAAVLLLATTHAVAAASGTQTTTEASVIRPPAAGARYTPGAFREAPAFRNGDACASPSSSSRVHVAMTLDATYLRGTVAAVFSILRHAACPEDITFHFLAAHRRDADAVRHTFPYLDYRVHRFDPARVSARISRSVRTALDQPLNYARIYLADMLPRAVARVIYLDSDLVVVDDVRKLWSVDLARDGHVVAAPEYCHTNFTKYFTDAFWSDANLSATFQNRRRRPCYFNTGVMVMDVARWRKGGYSKRVEEWMAVQKQEKRIYSLGSLPPYLLVLAGEIMPVDHRWNQHGLGGDNVEGRCRSLHPGPISLLHWSGKGKPWLRLDSKKPCAVDHLWAPYDLYNAATALED; encoded by the coding sequence ATGGGGTACTACTGGACCTGGCTTCCGGCCGCCGTGCTGCTGCTGGCCACGACCCACGCCGTGGCGGCGGCGTCCGGCACTCAGACGACGACGGAGGCGAGCGTCATCCGTCCGCCGGCGGCCGGCGCGCGGTACACCCCAGGAGCCTTCAGGGAGGCACCCGCGTTCCGGAACGGCGACGCCTGcgcgtccccctcctcctcctcccgcgtgcACGTCGCCATGACGCTGGACGCCACCTACCTGCGCGGCaccgtcgccgccgtcttctccaTCCTGCGGCACGCGGCGTGCCCGGAAGACATCACCTTCCACTTCCTCGCCGCCCACCGCCGCGACGCCGACGCCGTGCGGCACACGTTCCCGTACCTGGACTACCGCGTGCACCGCTTCGACCCGGCGCGCGTCAGCGCGCGCATCTCCCGCTCCGTGCGCACCGCGCTGGACCAGCCGCTCAACTACGCGCGCATCTACCTCGCCGACATGCTCCCGCGCGCCGTCGCCCGCGTCATCTACCTCGACTCCgacctcgtcgtcgtcgacgacgtccGCAAGCTCTGGTCCGTCGACCTCGCCCGCGACGGCCACGTCGTGGCGGCGCCCGAGTACTGCCACACCAACTTCACCAAGTACTTCACCGACGCCTTCTGGTCCGACGCCAACCTCAGCGCCACGTTCCAGAACCGACGGCGCCGGCCATGCTACTTCAACACGGGCGTCATGGTCATGGACGTCGCGCGGTGGCGCAAAGGAGGCTACTCGAAGCGGGTGGAGGAGTGGATGGCGGTGCAGAAACAAGAAAAGAGGATCTACAGCCTCGGGTCCCTGCCGCCGTACCTGCTGGTGCTCGCCGGGGAGATCATGCCCGTCGACCACCGATGGAACCAGCACGGCCTCGGCGGGGACAACGTGGAGGGCAGgtgccggagcctccacccgggcCCCATCAGCCTGCTGCACTGGAGCGGCAAGGGCAAGCCGTGGCTCAGGCTCGACTCCAAGAAGCCCTGCGCCGTCGACCACCTCTGGGCGCCGTACGACCTCTACAACGCCGCCACCGCGCTCGAGGACTGA